GACATCGACCTGGTATAAAAACGCACCCGGGTGCAGCGAGGTTGAAATCGACCCGAATCTGATCATGACGGCCAGCGATGTTTTCAGAATTTCATCCGAAGCGCGTATGGGGGAAATGAGAACGACTATCAGCGCCGTCGTCAAGCGGGTCAAGGCGCAGAAATCAGCTCGGTGGTATTGTAAAATCTTGAGCTGGCAGGAAAAATAAGCTATACAGAAACCTTATGAGCAGAAAAATTCTGGGCGTAGACATTGGCCGCAACGCTGTTTCGGCTGTACTCGTCAGAGGCGGCATAAAGGGAAACTGGATCGAGGACCACAGGCGTGTTCCCATTTCCCCGGACGTTTCTTTTGAGGAATCCCTGCCCAGCGCGCTGAATTCGGTTGCTTCCGAGATGGATATCGAAGGGGCCACCCGCATCGTCGCCTTTCCGGCGGAAGAATTGTCATACCGCAATATCGAAGCACCGTTCAGCGACCGGAAAAAGCTGCGCCAGATTCTGCCCTATGAACTGGAGACGAACCTGCCGTATCCGCCCGAACAGATTATAATCGATTTCACCGTTCTCAAGGCTTCGGCCGACCATGACAGGCATCGCGTATTCGTGGCCGCCGTTCAAGCGGAAAAGGTGGCATTTTACCTCGACCTCTTGAAGGCGCAAGGGATGGAGCCCGACGTAATGTCCATCGGCGGGTATTCCCTGGCCCAGGCACTGGTGAGATTTTCGGATGAAAAGGCCGACAGGCTGCTCTTGGCCGTCGAACCTGGGCGGGCCGGGATTTTCCTGTTATCGGGAGAGGAGATCTGCCTGGTGCGTTCGTTTGGCGTGACGACCGGCTCCGAAGCGGATATTCAAGGTCTCTGCAGGACGGTCCAGCAGACCCTTGCGGGCTTCGGGATGCGTTCGGGATTGACCTGCGACGTCCAGGAGGTCTTTTTAACGGGAAGCCTGTTTGAAAACCCCGACATGGAAAAAGCCGTAGCCGCCGGTTTAGATCTTCCGGTTCGCTCCATGGACCTCATCGGCATGAGCGGACTGGTTTCGATCGACACCGAGGGCGTGCCGTGGCGGTTTTCAACCATGGATGCCGCCCTTTCCCTGGCATTGTCGGACGTCGTCGGGTTAAACCTGTTAAATTTCCGGCGGGGGCGCTTCGCGGTCCAAAAGGAGTGGAAGGCCCACAAAAAGGATTTTCTCAAAACCGGCCTGCTGGCCGTGCTGGTTTTGCTGCTCCTGGTGGCCACCTTTACCGTCGATTATTTTTCCATGGAAACACGGTCGGTGCAGCTGAACAAAGAGATTCGAGGCATTTTTTCGGCGACGTTCCCCGATGTCACCCGTATCGTCGACCCTCTCCAGCAGATGCGTGTCAAGATCAAGGAGATTAAAGAGGCCGAAACCTTCTCCGCTGAAATGGGCAGGCCTGTCAAAGCGATCGACATCCTGAACACCCTCAGCCGGAATATTCCTTCCCGGATAGACGTTCAACTCGTCAGCGTCATCATTGGGACGGACAGTGTTCTCATCTCCGGCGACACCGCCGGATTCGACGCGGTGGACGATATGAAAAGCAGTTTGGAACAGGCGGCCATGTTCAAGAGTGTCGCCATTTCCTCAACCAACAAGGAAAGAACGGGAAACCGCGTGCGCTTCAAGATAAAGGCGACCATCTGATGCAGTGGCTCAAACCCATAACCATGAAACTCAACCGGCGCGAAAAGCTGGCCGTGATGGCGGGCATCGGCTGCTTGTGCCTGTTCATCGTCGTGAAATTCGGCGTCTTCCCGTTCATGGACAAAAAGGAACGGCTGCAGCGCAGCCTGAGGACCAGTCAGCACAATCTGGAAGAGATCCGTCTGCTCAGGGCCGAATATGAATCCCTGACGCGTGCGGGTGAAAAGGCCAAAAAACGCTTCAAACAGAGGCCCAAGGGGTTTACGCTGCTTTCGTTTCTCGTGCAGCTCGCCGGGGAGGTGGGGATAAAGGACAGGATGTCTTCCATGAAACCGACGCTGACCCAGCAGAAGGACAGCCCATACAAAGTTTCCCTGGTGGAGATGAAACTGACGGGCCTGAACCTGCAGCAGGTCACCGAGTATATCTACAAGATAGAAACTTCCAAAAACATGGTCAGCATCAAGAGAATTTCCATGACCAAAAGCGATGATCAGAAAGGTATTTTAAACGTTGTTCTCCAGGCGGAGACCCTCGAGGAGTGAGCCATGAAAAAGATAAAGAACTGGATACTTTATCCCGGCTACATCCTCGGAATAACCATTGTGTTCCTCTACATGCTGTTTCCGTCGGAAGCGGCCAAGGGGTACATCACCGGCTATCTGGACCGTCATTATCCCGACTACCAGGTCACGGTAGGAAACGTTGCGCCGGTATTTCCTCCAGGATTGGTGCTGGAATCAATCTCCCTGGCATACCGGGGGGACAAATACCTGGATCTGACTTGGCTCAAGGTTCGCCCCCGGTACCTGTCCCTCTTCAAGTCCTGGAAAACATTGCTTCTGGAGGGCCGGGCCTACAGCGGTGATCTCAAGGGTTCCGTCGATTTCCAGAAGGGCCCGTCGATGTATCGGATAAAGACGGTTGCCGATCTATCCGGCATCATGCTCGAGGAGTGCGAACCCATACAGACCCTTTCCGGGAGAAAAGTGGCCGGTGTTCTCGGAAGCGCCATCAGGTACAGCAGTGAAAAGGGACCCGATGGAAAATTGTATGTCGACCTGGCGGTGGCGGATGGCGGGATAGGGCTGACGAATCCGGTTTTCAGCATCAGCAATCTGGAGTTTGACCGCCTGGATGCGGAATTGATCGTGGACACGCGCTCTCTCAGGCTCAAACGCTGTGACGTGCGCGGAAAACAGGTTAACGGCAGTGTGACCGGCATCATCCTTTTTCGAAAGCCAATCGAGAAAAGCCGGCTCGAATTCAAAGGCAATGTCATGCCCCAGCACCTCCTGCTGGCCAGTTTACAGAAGGTGCTGCCGAAAAGCCTTCTGCCGTCGAGGAAAGCTGGCGACAAGGGGTATCCGATCAAACTTTACGGAACCATCGAGAAGCCGAAATTCGTTTTGCGATGAAAGCCTATTTTACCATAGCCAACATTCTGCTCGTCACCTGTCTTTCGTATTTCGGCGTCGACCTGTTTTACAAGGCGGCCACTTCGAGGATCGTCACCGCCACTCACATGTCGACTGCCGATGCCGCCGCGCCGTCGGCCGAGAAGGAAACCCTCAGTCCCTTGAGCGAGTACGGGAACATCCAGGAACGCAATCTTTTCAATATCGACACAAAGAAGCGCGCCAAAGCCGTTGCCGAAAAGGTCGAAATCGCCGATTTGAAAAAGACTGAACTCAAGTTGAAACTGTGGGGGACCGTAACCGGGGAGAAGCAGGAATCCTATGCGGTTATCGAAGATACCAGATTGCGGCGGCAGATGCTGTATCGGGTCGACGATGCGATCCAGAACGCCCTCATCAAGGAGATTCACAGGGAAAAGGTGATTCTGGATGTCGACGGGACACTGGAAGTCCTGGAGATGGAAAAGGTGAAAAGTGGGCCGCCCTCCAGGCGTTCGGGTGTACCTTTGCAGCGACAGGCCGGGGGGGGCGGACAGACGAACATCACCCTGAAACGGGAAAAAATCGAGAACGCCGTAAACGATTTGAACTCCTTGATGAAGAACGTCCGCATACGCCCCCATTTCAAGGACGGGCAACCGGACGGCCTGAGTATATCCGGTATTCGTTCCCGGTCCATCTTCAGCGAAATGGGGCTGCGCAACGGCGACGTCATCATCGGTGTGGACGGCAACAAGATCGAATCGGTGGACGATGCCCTCAAACTTTACGAGAGCCTCCAGTCGGCCACGGGCGTCCAGGTTCAGATCCGGCGAAGGGGTCAGCTTCGCGACATCGATTACCGTATCGAATAATAACAGGTATCTCAAGAATGCAAGGTTGCGGTTTAAATAATGCGGCTGCGCCGCTGATTGGGGAAGATTATTCATGAGCATGCATAAGGACAATAGCGGAACGATGCAGACACACTGGAAACATATTAAGCTCTTTATTTTGGTGACCTGCCTGTGCCTGGTGATGTGGCCGTACGGGGTGTCGGCACAAAACGACGAGAAACCGGCGGAGACGAAGGGGAATGCCGAATCGCCCACTCGACTGGATCCATCGCAGCCGGTGTCCATCGATTTCAACAATGTGGACATCAACGTCCTGATCAAGTTCGTCAGTGAAATGACCGGCAGAAATTTCGTCGTCGACCAGCGGGTCAAGGGAAAGGTTACCATCATATCGCCGTCGAAGATTTCGGTTGACGAGGCCTACCGCGTGTTCGAGTCCGTTCTGGAAGTGCATGGCTACACCACGGTGAAAGCCGGCAAGATCATCAAGATCGTTCCGGCGCCGGATGCCCGTTCCAAAAACATCGAGACCCGGTTGAGGGAGGAGAGCGGCGTAGGCGAGGATAAGGTGGTGACCCAGCTGATCCCCTTGAAGTTCGCCAATCCCAGCGAGGTCAAGAAACTGTTGTCGCCGCTGGTTTCCAAAAGCAGCGTCATTCTGGACTACCCACCGACCAATATGCTCATTGTCACCGATGTCTATTCCAACATTCGGCGCCTGCAGAAAATCGTGGAAACCATCGACATCATGGGCATCGGTCAGGAATTGACCATTCTGCCCCTGGATTATGCCAGCGCCAAGGATCTCGTCAAAATACTGGAGGAAGTATTTTCGGCGAAGAAGACCAGGTCCAAGAAAAACGCTGTCACGGATACGGTCAATTTCGTGTCCGACGACCGCACCAACACCCTGATCGTTCTGGCCAGCAAGACCAACACACACCGCATCCGGGAACTGATCGAGATGCTGGACAAGGAGACCCCCAAAGGCAAGGAGGGCATCCACGTGTATTACCTGGAGAACGCCGTTGCGGAAGACCTGGCCACGGTCCTCCAGGAGCTGCCTACCGATAAAAGCGCCAAGCCAGACTCAAAGGCCCCCCAAAAAGCGCCGGTGATATCCAGCGGGGTGATCATAAAGGCCGACAAGGCCACCAACAGCCTGATTATTATGGCCGAGAAGGAGGACTATAAATTTCTGGAGACCATCATCCAGAAGCTGGATATCCCCCGATCGATGGTTTACATCGAGTGCCTGATCATGGAGGTCAATGTGGAAAAGGATTTCAATCTGGGCACCGAGTGGACCGCTGCAGGCAAGACCTCCTATGAAGGGTACCAGGGTGGTTATGGCGGTGGGTTCAGCGGCCAGGATCCCGGTTACAGCAACATCGCAGGCCTCGGCGGGGGGGTCACCGGCTACGGCTCCTTCCCCACCGGTTTTTCGGTCGGTGTGCTGGGTGAGTTCATCGATGTGGGCGGGGTTAAATTCCCCAGCATCGCCGCCGTCATCCAGGCCTACAAAAAAGACAAGGATGTCCACATCCTGGCGACACCCCAGCTTTTGACCACCGACAACGAAGAGGCCAGCATCAACGTGGGCAAGAACGTTCCTTTTCAGACCCGATCGGCCGCCGAAACCGGTGTCGAAACCTACAGCTCCTACGAATACAGGGACGTGGGCATCACGCTGAAGATAACCCCCCATATCAACGAAGAGCGCTTCGTGAGGCTGACCATCTTCGAAGAGGTGACCAAGCTGGACGAACTGGCGACGACCAACGCGGACCGTCCGACGACCCTGAAGCGCACCATCGAAACCACCGTAATCGTCAACGACGAAAATACGATCGTCCTCGGGGGGCTGATCGACGACTCCTTTAACCGAACCGAAAACAAGGTTCCCTGTCTGGGGGACATTCCCTTTTTGGGGTGGGCTTTCAAATCGGTGTCCGAATCCCGGGAAAAAACCAACCTGTACATTTTTTTGACGCCGCGTGTGATCGAAAACGAGGAGGAGGCCGCCGCCATATACCAGAACAAGCATGAGACGATAGAGAAGAAAAGGAGCGGCAGCATTAAACTCTACGAAAACGATTCCGTCCATAAGCAGATGCGGTTGGAGGAAGAGAAGCCGAAGAAAACCGAATAGCGGCCAGCGTACCGCAAAACCTGAAAAACCGAAGATCTTGAAAAAAACCATTCTCGACACAGAAAAAGCATGATGCAACGCTTAGAACAGATAATGCGGACGCAATTCGACGTCTCCGAGAGCGATTTGTCCGAGGCCCTCGAGGCCCGGGATGAAAAGGGCGGCGACATCGGCGAGATCCTTTACAGCAGGGGGAAAATCACGGAAATGCAGCTTCTGGCGGCACGGGGGATGCAATACGGATTTGCGGTCATGGAAAAGATTCCCCTGGGGAACATCCGCCAGGATTTTACCCGCAAGATTTCGATCCAGTTTCTCAAAAAATATCATATGCTGCCCCTGGAGGGTTTGAAGCCGTCCTCCGGCGACGCCGTTGCGCAACTGGAAAGTGGCGCTTCGGAAGCGGAAAAAAAGACGTCAGGGTTCGCCATCGCCATCAACGACCCGGCGGATTTCCAGCCGCTGGACGATCTGTGCAGCATGTTGGGCATGGAGGGCTGCCATGTCGTGCTGGCGACCAAAGAGGAGATCCTGGCCGCCATCAATTTTGCCTATGACATGGGGAGGGATTCGGCCGAGCAACTGGTCCAGAACATGGAGGAAGACGACGGGATGATTTTGAGCGAGATAGAAAGCACCGCCGACCTCCTGGATGACACCAGCGACGCCCCCATCATCAAGCTGGTAAATCACATCCTCTCCCAGTCCATCAAGGCGAGGGCCAGCGACATTCACATCGAACCGTATCAGGAAAGCTTCAAGGTCCGCTACCGGGTGGACGGCATCCTGTACGATCTGCTGACCCCTCCCAAATGGATCCAGGCATCCCTTATCTCCAGGATCAAGGTGATGGCCAAGCTGAATATCGCCGAGAAAAGGCTGCCTCAGGACGGACGCCTGGAGGTGAGAATCGGCAGTACGCAGATCGATGTGCGCGTCTCCACCATTCCCACCACTTTCGGGGAGCGCGTCGTTCTCAGGCTGTTGAACAAAACGAGCTCTCTGCTGAAAATGACCGACCTGGGGCTCAGTGCGGAAGGGCTGGAGAGGGTGAAGCGGCTCGTGTCTTCACCCAACGGCATCATTCTGATAACCGGTCCCACCGGCAGCGGAAAAACAACGACCTTGTATGCCATCCTTTCCACCTTGAATTCTCCGGACATCAACATCATTACCATCGAGGATCCGATCGAGTATCAAATCAACGGGATCAGTCAAATACAGGTGAACCCGAAAATAGGCCTCACCTTCGCCCGCGGGCTGCGCTCCATTGTACGACAGGACCCCGACGTGGTTCTCGTCGGGGAGATTCGTGACCATGAAACCGCGGAAATAGCCGTGCAGTCGGCGCTTACCGGGCATCTCGTATTTTCGACCCTGCACACCAACGATTCGGCCGGGGCCATTACCAGACTCGTCGACATCGGAATCGAACCGTTTCTCATATCCTCTTCGGTTATTGCGGTCGTGGCGCAGCGTCTGGTGCGCGTGCTGTGCAAGAAATGCAAGGAACCCTACCATCCCAACGAAACGGTTCTGAACAATATCGGCATCCTGCAGGGCGAAATAGGGGAGGCGACCGTTTTCAGGGCGCGGGGGTGCGAACATTGCATCAACACAGGGTATCGAGGCCGTATCGGCATATTTGAAATACTGGAGCTGGAGAGCCGCCTGAAAAGCATGATTCTGGGGTCCTTCGACGCCAATCGCATCCAGGAGGAAGCGGTGCGCCAGAACCTTATTTCCCTGCGCCGGGACGGTATTCGAAAGGTCCTGGACGGAGATACCACCATCGAGGAGGTCCTGCGCGTCACCCAAAAATAATAAAAGGCGCAGTCGATGCGCCCCCGCGAATCGATGGCGTCTTTTATGTAACGCGGCTGCGCCGCTAGTATAAGTTGATACCATGATATCGTCTGCGGCGCTTTACCTTCACGCTATTGAATCCAGGGCTTTTGACCGGACTTTCCGCCTTTTCAAGGGGAATAAGGCCCCCATCGGTTAATCTTGGGAAACCGGGCTGTCGTTTATGATGTCACCCACTAAACATGTAAGACTTGCAATCTTCACCATTGTGTTGACCACGATGCCGTTGTTGGGAAGCGCTGAGTCCGCTCTGGCAGGAGATGCATTGCCGCAGGGCGTGATCAAATACGAAGCGGATACGGGTCCCATGGCCTATGCCTTGAAATTTTTTAGCAAGACAATTTCGAGGGCTGACGGGCATCGGTGCCCCATGTACCCTTCCTGTTCGGCTTACAGCGCTGAGGCCTTTGAAAAGCACGGTTTCGTGAAAGGCTGGATCCTGACCAGTGACCGCCTGCTGCGCTGCGGCCGCGACGAGAAACGACTCTCCGAAACCATCTTCATCAATTACCAACCGCATGTATACGACCCCCTGTCGCGCAATGATTTCTGGTGGAGCCACCCATGAGCGCGTTCATTAAACACGCAGCGGCGGCTTTGGCCTCGTTGATGCTGCTTTTGTTCAACCTCCCCGCAGCGGCTTCGGCCGGGCAGGTGGTTCAGGTGGATGCCCGGGAACAGTTTGGCTATGCAGAAAGCCTGTATGCCGGCGGCGACTATCTTTTGGCGGCAGGCGAGTACAAACGGTTTGAATATCTGTTCCCCGATCATGACAGCGCCGAAACCGCCGCATTCAAAGTGGGGATGTGTTATCTAAAGGCCGGGCGTTACCCGGATGCCATAGCATCCTTCAAGGATTGCATGCGCCGTTACCCGGAAGGCCGGCATTACCACGCGTCCCATTTCAAAATCAGCGGCGCCTACGTCGCGAGCGGTCAGACCGGCGCAGCCATAGCCACTCTGCAAAACCTCGTCGTGGTCGCCGAAGACGTCGACGTCAGAGACGAGGCCCGATACCGCATGGGCTGGATTTACATCGGCATGGCGCAATGGGAAAAGGCCCAAGAGGCGTTCGCCCATATCAGCGCGGAAAACAGCGGAGCCTACAGATGCCGTGAACTGTCCGCCAGGCTGGCGGAAGAAGAGAAGGAAATCCCGCGAAAAAGCCCGAAACTGGCCGGTTCTTTAGCCCTCCTGCCGGGGGGCGGCTATCTGTATTGCGGCCGGTACCAGGATGCCCTGGCCGCTTTTTTCGTGAACGGTGGCTTGATATGGGCGGCCTATGAGGCCTTCGACAACGAACTGTATGCGTTGGGGTCGGTGATCACCTTCGTGGAAATCGGCTTCTATGCGGGCAGCATCTACGGTTCCGTGGCCAGCGCGCACAAATACAATCGCAGAAATGAACGCCGCTGGATAGAGCGGTTGCGACAACAGCTTAAGGTGAAACTGGCGGCGCGCTATGAAAACCGGGGGGTTGAACTGTCCTTCAACTACACGTTTTAAATCTATTCCCTACGAGAGGCGATGCATGCCATTCGGAACGTTTTTCCGGCAACCACTCTAAATTAACACATCCTTTACAAGCAGCTGAATCTCCTCCCGACCGTTCCACCGGTTAAACTGCGGTTGGAAGGCAACCTTTTCAAAGACGTCCACTCCAACGGTTTCTGTCGGGGGATTGAAGTGAATGGCCTGAAAAGCGGGCCCGCGGGTCTGACGCAGGAACATGCGGCGGTGCCCCCCGCCGACTATTTTTGAGGACAGCACCCGGACATGATCGGCAACGAACAGGGGGGGCGGATTCTGTTCCCCGAACGGTTTCAGCATCTCCAGGTCACGGGTAAGGCGCCTGGTGATTTTCCTGAAGTCAAGCGGGCCGTCTATCGGCAGGATAGCTGCGGGCTTTCCCCCGATGGTCCGGTCTTGAACAGCCTGGTTGAGCGCCTGCCTGAATGCGTCGATCTTTCCGACGGCAATCTGCAGCCCGGCCGCCATGGCATGGCCGCCGTGGGAAATCAGAAGGCCCGAACAGGCTGAAAGCAGCCTGGACAGGTCGATGCCGGGCACACTCCTTGCCGAACCCTTGGCTACCTCACCGTCCTGCGTGAGAACAACCGCCGGACGGGCATACCGGTTGACCATTCTCGAAGCAACGATGCCCAATATTCCCAAATGCCACCCGCCGGCACAGAGGACGATGATGTCTCCCTCGAGATTTTCGGGGTGGTCGGTCAAGTGCCTGTCGATATCCGCTATGACGGCTTTCTCCAGGGACTGTCGCTGTTTGTTGAGTTCGTGAAGGCGTTCCGCCAAAAGAATCGCCTCGTCGTTGTCTCCCGTTGAAAGGAGCGCCATGGCCGTGTCGGCATGGTCGACGCGGCCGGCGGCATTCAAACGGGGGGCAATGCGGAAGGCGATGTCCCGGGCGCCGACATGGCTGCGGTCGACGCCGCATCGCTCCATGAGCGCCCGCATGCCCCTGTTACCCCTCTTTTGTAGTGTATTCAGGCCAGTGCAGGCCAAAACCCGGTTCTCATGTCTCAAGGGAACCATGTCTGCGATGGTGCCCACGGCAACCAGGTCGCACACCGCCTTGAGGTTGGGTTCCTTGCCGTGCCGCCAGTATCCCCTTTCACGCAATTGCATGCGCAGATAGATGAGTAGGTAGAAAATGACGCCGACACCGGCCAGGAATTCCATCCCGGCACTGCATTCCTTCCTTTTAGGGTTGACAATGGCCAGGGCAGGGGGGAGCTCGTCGGGTGGTTCATGGTGATCGGTAACGATGACGTCGATGCCCCGCCGGTTGGCTTCGGCAACGGCGTCATGGTCCGATGTCCCGCAATCGACCGTGATGATAAGCGATATTTTTCTGGATACGGCATGGAGCGAGACGTGTACCGGTTTCAGACCGTATCCCTCGTTGATCCGGTGAGGAATGAGATAAGAGACGCGGGCGCCTATCGAATCCAGGAAGCGATAAAGCAGGGTCGTCGCCGTGATGCCATCCACGTCATAGTCGCCGAAAATCAAAATGTTTTCTTTTTTGTCAACGGCCGCGATGATGCGCGCGGCGGCTTTTTCGATGTCCAGCAAATGATGGGGAGGACGCAGGTGACTCAAGGACGGCTCGAGAAACCGCAGGGCGTCATCGGAGGTAAATACAGATCGGTTGTTGAGGAGCCTGGCGATAACCGGGTGGCATCCG
The Deltaproteobacteria bacterium DNA segment above includes these coding regions:
- the gspL gene encoding type II secretion system protein GspL, with amino-acid sequence MSRKILGVDIGRNAVSAVLVRGGIKGNWIEDHRRVPISPDVSFEESLPSALNSVASEMDIEGATRIVAFPAEELSYRNIEAPFSDRKKLRQILPYELETNLPYPPEQIIIDFTVLKASADHDRHRVFVAAVQAEKVAFYLDLLKAQGMEPDVMSIGGYSLAQALVRFSDEKADRLLLAVEPGRAGIFLLSGEEICLVRSFGVTTGSEADIQGLCRTVQQTLAGFGMRSGLTCDVQEVFLTGSLFENPDMEKAVAAGLDLPVRSMDLIGMSGLVSIDTEGVPWRFSTMDAALSLALSDVVGLNLLNFRRGRFAVQKEWKAHKKDFLKTGLLAVLVLLLLVATFTVDYFSMETRSVQLNKEIRGIFSATFPDVTRIVDPLQQMRVKIKEIKEAETFSAEMGRPVKAIDILNTLSRNIPSRIDVQLVSVIIGTDSVLISGDTAGFDAVDDMKSSLEQAAMFKSVAISSTNKERTGNRVRFKIKATI
- a CDS encoding type II secretion system protein M encodes the protein MQWLKPITMKLNRREKLAVMAGIGCLCLFIVVKFGVFPFMDKKERLQRSLRTSQHNLEEIRLLRAEYESLTRAGEKAKKRFKQRPKGFTLLSFLVQLAGEVGIKDRMSSMKPTLTQQKDSPYKVSLVEMKLTGLNLQQVTEYIYKIETSKNMVSIKRISMTKSDDQKGILNVVLQAETLEE
- the gspN gene encoding type II secretion system protein GspN, which gives rise to MKKIKNWILYPGYILGITIVFLYMLFPSEAAKGYITGYLDRHYPDYQVTVGNVAPVFPPGLVLESISLAYRGDKYLDLTWLKVRPRYLSLFKSWKTLLLEGRAYSGDLKGSVDFQKGPSMYRIKTVADLSGIMLEECEPIQTLSGRKVAGVLGSAIRYSSEKGPDGKLYVDLAVADGGIGLTNPVFSISNLEFDRLDAELIVDTRSLRLKRCDVRGKQVNGSVTGIILFRKPIEKSRLEFKGNVMPQHLLLASLQKVLPKSLLPSRKAGDKGYPIKLYGTIEKPKFVLR
- a CDS encoding PDZ domain-containing protein — translated: MKAYFTIANILLVTCLSYFGVDLFYKAATSRIVTATHMSTADAAAPSAEKETLSPLSEYGNIQERNLFNIDTKKRAKAVAEKVEIADLKKTELKLKLWGTVTGEKQESYAVIEDTRLRRQMLYRVDDAIQNALIKEIHREKVILDVDGTLEVLEMEKVKSGPPSRRSGVPLQRQAGGGGQTNITLKREKIENAVNDLNSLMKNVRIRPHFKDGQPDGLSISGIRSRSIFSEMGLRNGDVIIGVDGNKIESVDDALKLYESLQSATGVQVQIRRRGQLRDIDYRIE
- the gspD gene encoding type II secretion system secretin GspD, which produces MSMHKDNSGTMQTHWKHIKLFILVTCLCLVMWPYGVSAQNDEKPAETKGNAESPTRLDPSQPVSIDFNNVDINVLIKFVSEMTGRNFVVDQRVKGKVTIISPSKISVDEAYRVFESVLEVHGYTTVKAGKIIKIVPAPDARSKNIETRLREESGVGEDKVVTQLIPLKFANPSEVKKLLSPLVSKSSVILDYPPTNMLIVTDVYSNIRRLQKIVETIDIMGIGQELTILPLDYASAKDLVKILEEVFSAKKTRSKKNAVTDTVNFVSDDRTNTLIVLASKTNTHRIRELIEMLDKETPKGKEGIHVYYLENAVAEDLATVLQELPTDKSAKPDSKAPQKAPVISSGVIIKADKATNSLIIMAEKEDYKFLETIIQKLDIPRSMVYIECLIMEVNVEKDFNLGTEWTAAGKTSYEGYQGGYGGGFSGQDPGYSNIAGLGGGVTGYGSFPTGFSVGVLGEFIDVGGVKFPSIAAVIQAYKKDKDVHILATPQLLTTDNEEASINVGKNVPFQTRSAAETGVETYSSYEYRDVGITLKITPHINEERFVRLTIFEEVTKLDELATTNADRPTTLKRTIETTVIVNDENTIVLGGLIDDSFNRTENKVPCLGDIPFLGWAFKSVSESREKTNLYIFLTPRVIENEEEAAAIYQNKHETIEKKRSGSIKLYENDSVHKQMRLEEEKPKKTE
- the gspE gene encoding type II secretion system ATPase GspE, with product MRTQFDVSESDLSEALEARDEKGGDIGEILYSRGKITEMQLLAARGMQYGFAVMEKIPLGNIRQDFTRKISIQFLKKYHMLPLEGLKPSSGDAVAQLESGASEAEKKTSGFAIAINDPADFQPLDDLCSMLGMEGCHVVLATKEEILAAINFAYDMGRDSAEQLVQNMEEDDGMILSEIESTADLLDDTSDAPIIKLVNHILSQSIKARASDIHIEPYQESFKVRYRVDGILYDLLTPPKWIQASLISRIKVMAKLNIAEKRLPQDGRLEVRIGSTQIDVRVSTIPTTFGERVVLRLLNKTSSLLKMTDLGLSAEGLERVKRLVSSPNGIILITGPTGSGKTTTLYAILSTLNSPDINIITIEDPIEYQINGISQIQVNPKIGLTFARGLRSIVRQDPDVVLVGEIRDHETAEIAVQSALTGHLVFSTLHTNDSAGAITRLVDIGIEPFLISSSVIAVVAQRLVRVLCKKCKEPYHPNETVLNNIGILQGEIGEATVFRARGCEHCINTGYRGRIGIFEILELESRLKSMILGSFDANRIQEEAVRQNLISLRRDGIRKVLDGDTTIEEVLRVTQK
- the yidD gene encoding membrane protein insertion efficiency factor YidD produces the protein MMSPTKHVRLAIFTIVLTTMPLLGSAESALAGDALPQGVIKYEADTGPMAYALKFFSKTISRADGHRCPMYPSCSAYSAEAFEKHGFVKGWILTSDRLLRCGRDEKRLSETIFINYQPHVYDPLSRNDFWWSHP
- a CDS encoding tetratricopeptide repeat protein, which codes for MSAFIKHAAAALASLMLLLFNLPAAASAGQVVQVDAREQFGYAESLYAGGDYLLAAGEYKRFEYLFPDHDSAETAAFKVGMCYLKAGRYPDAIASFKDCMRRYPEGRHYHASHFKISGAYVASGQTGAAIATLQNLVVVAEDVDVRDEARYRMGWIYIGMAQWEKAQEAFAHISAENSGAYRCRELSARLAEEEKEIPRKSPKLAGSLALLPGGGYLYCGRYQDALAAFFVNGGLIWAAYEAFDNELYALGSVITFVEIGFYAGSIYGSVASAHKYNRRNERRWIERLRQQLKVKLAARYENRGVELSFNYTF
- the recJ gene encoding single-stranded-DNA-specific exonuclease RecJ — its product is MDRSPKKKWQWRKPATDTSEQLVRSLGCHPVIARLLNNRSVFTSDDALRFLEPSLSHLRPPHHLLDIEKAAARIIAAVDKKENILIFGDYDVDGITATTLLYRFLDSIGARVSYLIPHRINEGYGLKPVHVSLHAVSRKISLIITVDCGTSDHDAVAEANRRGIDVIVTDHHEPPDELPPALAIVNPKRKECSAGMEFLAGVGVIFYLLIYLRMQLRERGYWRHGKEPNLKAVCDLVAVGTIADMVPLRHENRVLACTGLNTLQKRGNRGMRALMERCGVDRSHVGARDIAFRIAPRLNAAGRVDHADTAMALLSTGDNDEAILLAERLHELNKQRQSLEKAVIADIDRHLTDHPENLEGDIIVLCAGGWHLGILGIVASRMVNRYARPAVVLTQDGEVAKGSARSVPGIDLSRLLSACSGLLISHGGHAMAAGLQIAVGKIDAFRQALNQAVQDRTIGGKPAAILPIDGPLDFRKITRRLTRDLEMLKPFGEQNPPPLFVADHVRVLSSKIVGGGHRRMFLRQTRGPAFQAIHFNPPTETVGVDVFEKVAFQPQFNRWNGREEIQLLVKDVLI